atgtgctcagaaatcgcccctggcttggggggaccatatgggacgccgggggatcgaaccgcggtccttccttggctagcgcttgcaaggcagacaccttacctccagcgccacctacccggcccctcccttCAAGGTTTTTATTAGGTTTTAATGAGACGCTCTCAGCGCCCCGGGTGCTCCGGGACCTTTTCAACCCCAAGTGAAACCAGTTCCCCACTGGGAATCAGCATTAGACATctgcctcctctctctccctgcaGCCCAGGCTGCTGTCAACAGGGAGGTCGGCCACAGGCATGTAGGGGTACACACAGTAATACCAGGGGtcatcccagctctgtgctcagggtcgcTCCCAGCTGTGATGGGAATTCGCACCCACAGACCCACAAAGTCTTCATTTCCGCCTTGTGGGCCAAGGCTCCCAGACTCCGAGCTGCCCTTTCCCATtgcttttggatttggggccacacctagaggtgctcagggctgactcctggcagtgcttgagggaaccctatggggtgctgggaattgaacctggatcagccatcaCACAAGGCCTGATGCATCGTCAGGTatggacccaaaataaaaagaatctgagTGGAAATGGGACCCCTAAACAAACCAatagaaaataagcaaacaaacaaacaaaaaacaagcaaagcaaagtCTGGGTCCCTGGTGTGTGGGTAGGAAGCAGGACAGCTAGCAGACCTGTCCCTTATCTGCTTATCTTGGGGTACATTCAAAGGGATTTAAGGGCACAGAGCAGGAGTTGGGGCCAAGGTGGGTGGAGTCAGCGCAAAAGAaccactctcacacacacaatagTCTCTGGCTTTTATTGGGTGCTAGTGTTGGGGGCCATGTTCTTCTCTCAGGCCTGCATTTGAGGACCCTTCCTTCTGCCTGGCCAGCTAGGTCAAGAGATGGGACGGACAACAAAATTTTGGGGAGGACTCACCCATGCCCCCCCAAATCACACCAAGTCCTCCATCCTGCCACGCATATGGGCTAAGGTGGTCAGAGTGCCCACAAGCATCAGTGGTGAATCCTGACTCTCACGCTGATCCTCCAAATAGGTCTTGACGCTGAAACTAAAGCAAGAAATCCCCAAAAGTACCAAAATGTGCAGCAAACCCCCATAAAAAGGGTCCACATGACCTGCTGTGCTCATAGACAGTACTGCTGGCTTTTGGGGGAGGTGAGGTTGCCCCCCCCCAGGAAGAGGAACCCCAGCTCTTCTGAACTGGCAGCCCCCTCTCTGCTGGGCTCTGCTCCTACGAAGTGACACTTCACGGAGTCCAGGGACCCTTCATTTTGCCCCACACATGCCCCCAAGAGCCCTGGTGTCCCTGTCCTTGGTGGTATGTACCAGGAGGCAGTGCCCTTGGAGCCAGCTGGTACCCCTGACTCAGCTGAGTTGCAGCAGCCCAGCGCTGGGCGATGCCAAGTGGGGCTGGTGACCTCAGTGGCCCTGGAAGCCACTGGTCCAATCACTGCCATCATcaggggagtggggtggggactgACCCTTCTCTGCTGCCCAGACCTGCTCCCCCAGATGGGGTAAGGCAGGGCTTCTCCCCTTTATTCCCCCCAGATGAGTGGCTACCACACAGACCACAAACATCCTGGTTCCAAACTGATTAGGAAGCTAAACTGGTCATCGGAGTTGGGGACACTTCCTGGGGCCACCAGAAGCTTCCTCGACGGTTCAACTCTGGGGCCCCTGATTGGGGGGAAATAGCGCAGGTGGTCTGGTCTGGAGGTTACCAGGGCCGCCAGAagctgggctggagcggtggctggGGTGGCACAGAGGCGAGCTGGGGCGGGTAGGGCACAGGCGCATGACAGGGCTTCCCAACAGCGCGCACGCCATCGGGGATGGCACGGGCTGCTCTCCATCGCAGATGTTCCAGCAGGCACGCTCTCGCAGCGGGGTCCAGGACCGGACAGGCGGGCAGCAGGCGTGCCAGGCGTGCCAGGCAAGCGCGGTAGCCCTGGTCATAGTTGTCGGTGGCCTCTGCAATCCCAGAGAAGAGGATGAGGCGCCTTTGTCGTCGGGTGGGGAGATGGAGAGGGCTTGGCAGGGGTGAAGCGGGTAGGGCAGGTCCACTCACCGGACTCTGGCTCAGGACTTGTGGGGGACACGGGTAGCCCCCGCAGGAACCTCACGGTCATTTCCAGGATTTCCGCCTTCTCCAGCTTTCGGTGGCCCGAGTCCCGCACCCGAAGAGCGGGAGAGGGATGGACAGAGAGACACGTCTCCTGGGGCTGGCTGGAGTGCGCGGGCCTGACTGCAGCGGGGTGCCTTGGCCCGGCTAACGGGGAGACTTCTCGCAGCTGCACCCCTGCCCCAAGCTCCCTCCTGCCCAGCAGCGGCAGGAGGAGCCCCCCGAGTTGTCCCAGGCTGGCGTTGATGCGCGCGCGCCGCCGCCTCTCCAGCTGCGGCTTCTGGCTCTGGGGAGGCGCAAAGGGCGCGCGAGGTTGGTTACGCGGGTGGTTCGGGGCCCCGAACCCCTAAGTGTCTTCCCGGACTCCAGAACCCCAGCTCAGCTCCTACCTGGCGCCGCTCCGCCTGGTCCCCCACTCTGCGAGGCAGCCCCATGGTCTGGCTGGACGCGGACAAGAAGATGCCCAGCGCGCCCTGCCCCGGGGGCGCAGATTTGAAAATGCTGCGTCGCCCTCCCAGCCCCGCCCCGGCCCGCGGGTCCCGCCTAGCAGAGGCTCTGCCCCTTTGTTCTGCACGGGGTGGGGAGCCAGGTGGGGACGCAAGGACCCCTGAGATCCAGCACCTGGCGGTGGCTTCCCTTCTAAGAGCCCGGTGCCCCCATATCTGCAGCCGTGTTGGGGAGACGGTGGAAGCCCTGCCTTCCAGGGGCCGGAGGGGAGAGAGTGGACATGAAGCTGGTCCAGcagctccctcccttccttcctccctcccttccttcttcttccttccttccttcctccctcccttccttcctccctcccttccttcttcttccttccttccttccttcctccctcccttccttcctccctcccttccttcttcttccttccttccttcctccctcccttccttcttccttccttccttcctccctcccttccttcttccgtccttcctccctcccttccttcttccttccttccttcctcctttccttccttccttccttcttccttccttccttccttcctccctacctccctcccttccttcttccttccttccttccttcctcctttccttccttccttcttccttccttccttccttcctccctccctccctccctcccttccttccttccttcctcccttccttcctcccttccttcttccttccttcctcctcccttccttcttccttcctttcttcttccttccttcctcccttcctcgctcccttccttcctcctttcctccctctctccctcccttcctccctccctccctcccttccttccttcctcttttcctccctccctccctcccttccttttttcctcccttccttcctttcgtcctcccttccttctttcctcccttccttcctttcgtcctcccttctttccttcctcccttccttccttctttcctccctccctccctcccttccttcctcttttcctccctccctcccttccttcctttcgtcctcccttccttccttcctcccttcctttcttccttccttcctccctccctccctccctcccttccttccttccttcctcccttccttcctcccttccttcttccttccttcctccctccctcccttccttcctcctttcctcctttcctccctccctcccttccttccttcctttttttccttccttccttccttccttccttcctccctccctcccttccttccttctttccttccttccttccttccttctttcctcctttccttccttctggaATTCCCCCACTCATCCAGGGTGGGGATAGAGGGGGAACACAGTTGCCCAAAGCTAGGTTTGGGGGTTGCACTAGGTCCTTCACCTTCTCACAGTGGCTCTGCAGTGATGACAGATCAAAGCAGGGGACCCCCAGGCCCCTAAGACTTACTTCCTGAGGCCCAAGCTAACAAACAGGTAGCCACAGTGCCCAGTAGGCCTTGGCTGGATTTGTATCCAAAGATCCTGGAGAATCTTCTAGTCaatcaccaaattaaaaaattcgGGACTGCGTTCGCgttctcccctaaaaaaaaaaaatcaggcttcTAAGAATTCACCTGAAATCACCTtctcctagcctggggagtgctgggaggatTGGCAGGCCCCAGCTGtccccctcttttttcccctggactccaggccctccctgagtgccggctcagatggccagaagtgggttcaggtggatccttaggggtcctcaggctcccccctcccttcgtactccagggggaaggtgcatggggaggaggttgggcagatatctggctttcagtttcctctttgattctggaggaattttgccaggtatggggtttggggaggccccatgctgaaggccttctccctagcctggggagtgctgggatgcttggcagggccccatccatccctctctttttcccctgactccaggccttccctggacaccggtccaggtgggctctatagcgGTCATCAGTCTTTCCccttacctctccctacactaatgggaatgcactttgggaggagggcgggtcgttctagcactggtttatgttgggatagTCACTGGAAAtgttttctccttggtctcctattgacagtattgtatgcatatagtttatatatgcataatatccaacttgtattgtgaccttgatactgccctataaAGCTCATAtataatcttttactgcctcagtcccaactcttattttcccccatctacccatgtaggtgcagctcatgacatgaagctcaccacatagagtgatgtgcagttagagaaataactacattgaaaactatcataacaatgtgaatgaatgagagaaaaagaaagcctgtctcgagtacaggtgtgggtggggtggggaggagggatatctgggaaattggtggtgggaatcttgcactggtgaagggggggtattctttatatgactgttatcatacaactacaatcatatttgtaatcacggtgtttaaataaagataattaaaaaaaaagaaagaaatgtgggctggggccggagagatagcatggaggtaaggcatttgccttgcatgcagaagaacagtggtttgaatcccggcattccatatggtcccctgagcctgccaggagcgatttctgagcatagagccaggaggaatccctgaacgctgtcaggtgtgacacaaaaattaaaaaagcaaaacaaaactggggTTGTGGACcacccatccaaaaaaaaaaaaaaaatacacacaaagaaacaaattcaAGCTCAACTGCTACTCTGAGCCTTGGTTTTtggatggggaaactgaggcccagagaagaAAATACCTTCCAGAAACCCACAGAGCTCCAGCTAGTCCCACTTTGGCGGTATCTGTAGGCTTGGGGACGCGACCAGTGGGTCGGGGCGGGAAGGGGCGGGCCGGTGAACGCTGGTGGCCGCCCCACTGCGCCCTGGGACCGCCTCCGACGCGTGGCAGTTGCCACTGAAACCTGGTGGGGCTTCCCCCGCCCATCTGTTGAGGCTGCCCTCCCCCCAACGGACTGACTGGTGGGGTCAGTGTTGGAGGAAGTTGGCTGAGCGCTCAGGCGCTGTCCTGGGTGCTGGAAGGGCCTCCTCCTCACCCCCTCCCAAACTCTGTCCCCTACCCATCCCTGCCCACCCCCATCCTCCAGGGAGATGCTGGGCCACTGGGGCTGTCTCATGCCCAGCTGATGCCCACCAGACCTCAGAATAGCCTTGATTCTAAGTGTAAGTCATGCCACAGTTCTGCAACAGATCTGGGGATCCCTGGGTCTCTGCCCCCCTTTTCATGCTGAGCCCAGGGCACCTGTTGCTCCAAGAaaactaatattttgttttttcttttggggtccaTATCCTGtgactttcagggattactcctggctatgcactcaaaaattgctcctgacttgggggaccatatggaacgcagggaatcgaacccaggtccatcctggatgggccgtgcgcaaggcaaacaccctaccgctgtgctatcactctggcccctgatttttgtttttaagccacacttgACTGTGATCtctgcttactcctgtctctgagctcatagCAGGGTTAGGATGTGGCGGGGAGGAGATGCGGTCccagggactgaactggggtgcaaggcaaatgccttccccactgtcctatctctctggcccccaaatgattCTTAAAAGTTTTccttggggaccagagcaataaaaagcacatgagggagggtgtttgccttgcacctggcatcCTGTAggtgggtcccctgagcctgccaggagtaatctctgagtactgcccaAGTATGGCCCAgataaccaaaaaatatattttcctttaatttttttctaaaaactcaGCGTGTGAattgctcagggtctattcctggctcctggctcaggagcgACCCCTGGTGGTTCTCCAGAGCACAGGGGGCCATAATGAAGCCAGGCCCTAATCAGGGAAGATGGGAAGGTCAGTGGAGTACAAGGGAAGTCCCTCTGGATGGGACGcttgttcctttttctttcctttttatgtgtttgttttttgtttctgggacatacccaacagtgctcaggaggtcctCCCAGCTAGCTGTCTCCAGTAGTGCTCCAGGGAATCCAATCTGGGTGTCCAAACTGCAAAGCTGCATGTCAGCTATTGGTCTCTCTCCCTGGCTAAATTGATGGTtctttgaatgaataaatgaattaattaatgagtgaatgaatgattgAATGAATGGATTAAGGGGGgttaggtggtgctcagagtctaTTACTGAGCAGGGCCAGGGATTCAAAACAGGCTCAGGGCTGGCGAATGCTGATttgctgcaccatctctccagtctgCCAAGAAGGAATGTTTTAGGgctcagaaaataattttgcagactggagcaatagcacaaaggtagggcttttgcctttcaggTGGCCAACAGAGGATGGATCTCGATtcgattcccggaatcccatatggtcccccaagcctgccagcagcgatttctgagtgcagagttaggagtaacccctgaacgccaccaggagtgacccccccccccaagaaaaaaggaaagaaagaaagaaaaagaaaaaaatttggctcCACAAAGAGCTGGAGTGTAGTGAGGGCAGAGAAagggccactatgacaatgagagttggaaatgatcgctctggacaagaagtgggtgctgaaaggagggaaagtgataggcatCATAGCACTTCAGGATCAGTATTGCAAGCCATAGaatctaaaatgaaaaagagagagggagagagaagaagaggaggaggagaaataaagaagagaaggaaaaggtggtagagaaagagaaggaagaggagaaagagggggaggaagaagaagaggaggaggagaacaacaacaacaagaaaaagaacatgaacaagaacaagaagtagTCTGTCATAAAAGCAAGTGGGGGACAGGAGGAAAAGAGGGGGACACTGGTGATTTCACTGGTGGTGAAAATTGTGCCTTGGTGAAGAGACAGATGTTGGAACACcataaaactgaaactcaatcataaacaactttttcGAAGGG
This window of the Suncus etruscus isolate mSunEtr1 chromosome 6, mSunEtr1.pri.cur, whole genome shotgun sequence genome carries:
- the HES2 gene encoding transcription factor HES-2, with the protein product MGLPRRVGDQAERRQSQKPQLERRRRARINASLGQLGGLLLPLLGRRDSGHRKLEKAEILEMTVRFLRGLPVSPTSPEPESEATDNYDQGYRACLARLARLLPACPVLDPAARACLLEHLRWRAARAIPDGVRAVGKPCHAPVPYPPQLASVPPQPPLQPSFWRPW